Proteins from one Prevotella sp. E2-28 genomic window:
- the secE gene encoding preprotein translocase subunit SecE has protein sequence MMKFFNYCKVCYDELAHKVTWPTRKELTGSAVLVLTASVIIALVVFGMDFAFEKIMSLVYPG, from the coding sequence ATGATGAAATTTTTCAACTATTGCAAAGTGTGCTACGATGAATTGGCACACAAGGTAACATGGCCGACACGCAAGGAGCTGACTGGTAGTGCTGTTTTGGTATTAACGGCATCAGTGATTATCGCCTTGGTGGTATTCGGTATGGATTTCGCATTTGAGAAAATCATGAGTTTGGTATATCCAGGCTAA
- the nusG gene encoding transcription termination/antitermination protein NusG produces MAETGKKWYVLKAVSGKEGKVKEYLEALMKNNKALADAVGQILLPTEKYAQLRNGKRVVKEKLFLPGYVLVEARLDGEIAHTLRFIPNVLGFLGGMDNPSPVRQADINRILGTVEDTAIRTEEVAIPFVLDEAVKVTDGPFSGFSGIIEEINAEKRKLKVTVKIFGRKTPLELGFNQVEKE; encoded by the coding sequence ATGGCAGAGACTGGAAAGAAATGGTATGTCCTGAAAGCTGTTAGCGGAAAAGAAGGTAAGGTTAAGGAATATCTGGAGGCATTAATGAAGAACAATAAAGCTCTGGCTGACGCTGTCGGTCAGATTCTTTTGCCAACAGAGAAATATGCCCAGCTGCGTAACGGCAAGCGTGTAGTCAAGGAGAAATTGTTCCTCCCTGGCTATGTTCTCGTGGAAGCTCGTTTAGACGGTGAGATTGCTCACACACTCCGCTTCATTCCTAATGTGCTTGGCTTCTTGGGTGGTATGGATAATCCTAGCCCCGTTCGTCAGGCCGACATTAACCGAATCCTCGGTACTGTGGAAGACACAGCAATCCGCACGGAAGAGGTAGCAATACCTTTCGTCCTCGACGAGGCTGTAAAGGTAACCGATGGTCCTTTCAGTGGATTCAGCGGTATTATCGAAGAAATTAATGCCGAAAAGCGTAAGCTGAAGGTTACAGTAAAAATATTCGGACGCAAGACTCCTCTGGAGCTTGGGTTCAACCAAGTAGAGAAAGAATAA
- the rplK gene encoding 50S ribosomal protein L11: MAKEVAGLIKLQIKGGAANPSPPVGPALGSKGINIMGFCKEFNARTQDKAGKILPVVITYYADKSFSFVIKTPPAAVQLLEAAKVKSGSAEPNRKKVATVTWDQVRAIAEDKMADLNCFTIESAMKLIAGTARSMGITVKGDFPGE, translated from the coding sequence ATGGCTAAAGAAGTTGCTGGATTAATCAAATTACAGATTAAAGGTGGCGCTGCGAATCCCTCGCCTCCCGTAGGACCTGCTCTGGGTTCAAAGGGTATCAACATCATGGGATTCTGCAAAGAGTTCAACGCCAGAACCCAGGATAAGGCAGGCAAGATTCTTCCTGTCGTTATTACTTACTATGCCGACAAGTCTTTCAGTTTTGTCATCAAGACTCCTCCCGCAGCTGTTCAGTTGCTCGAGGCTGCCAAGGTGAAGAGCGGAAGTGCAGAGCCTAACCGTAAGAAGGTGGCTACTGTAACCTGGGATCAGGTTCGCGCTATTGCCGAGGATAAGATGGCTGACCTCAACTGTTTCACAATTGAGTCTGCTATGAAGCTGATTGCTGGTACGGCACGCAGTATGGGTATTACTGTAAAAGGGGATTTCCCTGGTGAATAA
- the rplA gene encoding 50S ribosomal protein L1, with amino-acid sequence MSKLTKNQKLVADKVEAGKAYSLKEAAALVKEITTTKFDASVDIDVRLGVDPRKANQMVRGVVSLPNGTGKVTRVLALCTPDQEAAAKEAGADYVGLDEYIEKIKGGWTDIDVIITMPSCMGKLGPLGRVLGPRGLMPNPKSGTVTMDVAKAVKEVKQGKIDFKVDKAGIVHTSIGKISFNADQIFENAKEFVATIIKLKPAAAKGTYIKSIFLSSTMSKGIKIDPKSVE; translated from the coding sequence ATGAGTAAACTGACAAAAAATCAAAAGTTGGTAGCTGATAAGGTTGAAGCAGGGAAAGCATACTCTTTGAAGGAAGCAGCCGCATTGGTGAAGGAAATTACCACCACCAAGTTTGATGCTTCTGTTGATATCGATGTACGCTTGGGCGTTGACCCACGTAAGGCCAACCAGATGGTTCGCGGTGTTGTTTCACTGCCTAACGGAACTGGTAAGGTAACTCGCGTGCTCGCCCTCTGTACTCCTGATCAGGAGGCTGCCGCCAAGGAAGCCGGTGCCGACTATGTTGGTCTCGATGAATATATCGAAAAGATCAAGGGCGGTTGGACCGATATTGATGTAATCATTACAATGCCCTCATGCATGGGTAAGTTGGGTCCCTTGGGTCGTGTTCTCGGTCCTCGCGGTTTGATGCCTAACCCCAAGAGTGGCACTGTTACTATGGACGTTGCTAAAGCAGTTAAGGAAGTTAAGCAGGGTAAGATTGACTTCAAGGTTGACAAGGCCGGTATCGTGCACACGTCAATTGGTAAGATCTCTTTCAATGCTGACCAGATTTTCGAGAACGCGAAGGAATTCGTTGCTACGATTATCAAGTTGAAGCCTGCTGCTGCAAAGGGTACCTATATCAAGAGTATCTTCCTTTCAAGCACTATGAGTAAGGGTATCAAGATAGATCCTAAATCAGTTGAATAA
- the rplJ gene encoding 50S ribosomal protein L10 encodes MKKEVKDTIIVELGEKLKQYPHFYLVDLTGLNAEKTSDLRRKCFKNEIKMVVVKNTLLHKAFEASEIDFSPLYDCLKGNTAVMFAQTANVPAKLLKEYEKEGIPALKGAYAEESIFVGADKLAELVAIKSKNELIAEVVALLQSPIKNVVSGLNAGGKVHGLLDAIAERNK; translated from the coding sequence ATGAAAAAGGAAGTAAAAGATACTATCATCGTAGAACTTGGAGAGAAACTGAAGCAGTATCCTCACTTCTATCTGGTTGACCTGACCGGACTGAACGCTGAGAAGACTAGCGACCTGCGTCGTAAGTGCTTCAAGAACGAAATCAAGATGGTTGTTGTTAAGAACACCCTGCTCCACAAGGCTTTCGAAGCTTCGGAGATTGATTTCTCTCCCCTATATGACTGCTTGAAGGGTAACACCGCTGTTATGTTCGCACAGACAGCTAATGTACCCGCCAAACTCCTCAAGGAATATGAGAAGGAAGGTATTCCCGCATTGAAGGGTGCCTATGCCGAGGAAAGCATCTTCGTTGGTGCTGACAAACTTGCAGAGTTGGTTGCTATCAAGAGCAAGAACGAGCTTATCGCCGAGGTTGTGGCTTTGCTGCAGTCTCCAATCAAGAATGTTGTTTCTGGCTTGAATGCTGGTGGCAAGGTTCACGGATTGCTTGACGCTATCGCTGAGCGTAACAAATAA
- the rplL gene encoding 50S ribosomal protein L7/L12, producing the protein MADIKAIAEELVNLTVKEVNELATVLKDEYGIEPAAAAVAVAAGPAAAGAAPAAEEKTSFDVILKEAGAAKLQVVKAVKEACGLGLKEAKDLVDGAPATVKEGLSKEEAENLKKTIEAAGAVVELK; encoded by the coding sequence ATGGCAGATATCAAAGCTATTGCAGAAGAGTTGGTAAACCTTACTGTAAAAGAAGTTAACGAGTTGGCAACAGTCCTGAAGGACGAGTATGGAATTGAGCCTGCTGCTGCAGCCGTTGCTGTAGCTGCTGGTCCTGCTGCAGCTGGCGCTGCTCCCGCAGCTGAGGAGAAGACATCTTTCGATGTAATCCTGAAGGAGGCCGGTGCTGCTAAACTGCAGGTTGTAAAGGCTGTTAAAGAGGCTTGTGGTCTTGGTCTGAAAGAGGCTAAGGATCTCGTAGACGGTGCTCCCGCTACCGTTAAGGAAGGTCTGAGCAAGGAAGAGGCTGAGAACCTGAAGAAGACCATCGAGGCCGCTGGTGCCGTAGTTGAGCTGAAGTAA
- the rpoB gene encoding DNA-directed RNA polymerase subunit beta, producing the protein MTSKVIDNRVNFGSVKNPMPLPDFLDVQLKSFKDFLQLDTPPEERKNDGLYKVFAENFPITDTRNNFVLEFLDYYIDPPRYTIDECLERGLTYSVPLKAKLKLYCTDPDHEDFGTVIQDVFLGPIPYMTANGTFVINGAERVVVSQLHRSPGVFFGQSVHANGSLLYSARIIPFKGSWIEFATDINNVMYAYIDRKKKLPVTTLLRAIGFETDKDILQIFDLAEEVKVTKKSLKEVIGCKLAARVLKSWNEDFVDEDTGEVVSIERNEVIMDRETEITEDNMMDILESGAATILVHKDEAVAQDFSIIFNTLAKDPSNSEKEAVLYIYRQLRNADPADDASAREVIQNLFFSDKRYDLGDVGRYRINKKLGLDTEMDVRVLTKEDIIEIIKYLIQLINSKAAVDDIDHLSNRRVRTVGEQLSNQFSIGLARMSRTIRERMNVRDNEVFTPMDLINAKTISSVINSFFGTNPLSQFMDQTNPLAEVTHKRRLSALGPGGLSRERAGFEVRDVHYTHYGRLCPIESPEGPNIGLISSLCVYAKINELGFIETPYRKVENGVANLNDDGIVFLTAEEEENFIIGQGNAPLNDDGTFIRPVVKCRQDADFPVVPPTEVNLMDVSPQQIASIAASLIPFLEHDDAHRALMGSNMMRQAVPLLHNEAPIVGTGIEKQVCEDSRTMVTAEGDGVIEYVDATTIRILYDRTEDEEFVSFEPAMKEYRIPKFRRTNQNMTIDLRPICNKGQRVKKGDILTEGYATENGELALGRNLLVAYMPWKGYNYEDAIVLNERIVREDVLTSVHVDEYSLDVRETKRGMEEFTADIPNVSEEATKDLDENGVIRVGARVEPGDILIGKISPKGESDPSPEEKLLRAIFGDKAGDVKDSSLKANPSLSGVIIDKKLFARAIKTRQTKQQDKIVLAKIDEEYQAKVDDLKDILVDKLMELTKGKTSQGVKDYTGAEVISKGSKFTVTALKNLEYGDIQTSKWTNDEHKNELIGQLIINYMKKYKLLDAEMKRKKFAITIGDELPSGILQMAKVYVAKKRKIGVGDKLAGRHGNKGIVSKVVRQEDMPFLEDGRPVDLVLNPLGVPSRMNLGQIFEAILGAAGKRLGVKFATPIFDGAKLDDLAAWTDKAGLPRLCSTHLYDGETGERFDQPATVGITYFLKLGHMVEDKMHARSIGPYSLITQQPLGGKAQFGGQRFGEMEVWALEAFGASHVLQEILTIKSDDTVGRSKAYEAIVKGEPMPTPGIPESLNVLLHELRGLGLSVTLD; encoded by the coding sequence ATGACTTCGAAAGTAATAGACAACAGAGTAAACTTTGGCAGCGTCAAGAACCCGATGCCGTTACCGGATTTCCTCGATGTACAATTAAAGTCTTTCAAAGACTTCCTGCAGTTGGACACTCCGCCTGAGGAACGCAAGAACGACGGTCTGTATAAGGTGTTCGCCGAGAACTTCCCCATCACAGATACGCGTAATAACTTCGTACTTGAGTTCCTGGATTACTATATTGACCCACCCCGCTACACCATTGATGAGTGTTTGGAACGTGGTCTGACCTATAGCGTACCTCTCAAGGCTAAACTGAAGCTTTACTGTACAGATCCTGATCATGAGGATTTCGGAACAGTGATTCAGGATGTATTCCTTGGCCCTATTCCTTACATGACGGCCAATGGAACATTCGTTATCAACGGTGCCGAGCGCGTCGTTGTATCACAGTTGCACCGTTCACCCGGTGTGTTCTTCGGTCAGAGCGTACATGCCAACGGTTCGCTGCTCTACTCAGCCCGTATCATCCCCTTCAAGGGTTCATGGATTGAGTTCGCTACGGACATCAATAACGTGATGTATGCTTACATCGACCGTAAGAAGAAGTTGCCTGTTACTACCCTACTCCGTGCCATCGGTTTCGAGACTGATAAGGACATCCTACAGATTTTCGACTTGGCAGAAGAAGTTAAGGTAACTAAGAAGTCACTGAAAGAAGTTATCGGTTGCAAGCTCGCTGCCCGTGTGCTGAAGAGCTGGAACGAGGACTTCGTAGATGAAGATACCGGTGAAGTTGTGTCTATCGAGCGTAACGAGGTTATCATGGATCGTGAGACCGAGATTACAGAAGATAACATGATGGATATCCTGGAGAGTGGTGCTGCCACCATCCTTGTTCACAAGGACGAGGCTGTGGCTCAGGACTTCTCTATCATCTTCAATACTTTGGCTAAAGACCCCAGTAACTCTGAAAAAGAGGCTGTGCTCTACATCTATCGTCAGCTGCGTAATGCAGACCCTGCCGATGATGCCAGTGCACGCGAGGTTATCCAGAACCTGTTCTTCTCAGACAAGCGTTACGACCTGGGTGATGTAGGCCGCTACCGTATTAACAAGAAGTTGGGACTCGACACCGAAATGGATGTTCGCGTTCTGACCAAAGAAGATATTATTGAGATTATCAAGTATCTCATTCAGCTAATCAACTCAAAGGCTGCCGTTGACGATATCGACCACCTGTCAAACCGTCGCGTTCGCACCGTTGGTGAGCAGCTGTCTAATCAGTTCTCTATCGGTCTGGCCCGTATGAGCCGCACCATCCGTGAGCGTATGAACGTACGTGATAACGAGGTATTCACTCCGATGGACCTGATTAACGCAAAGACTATTTCAAGTGTTATCAACTCGTTCTTCGGAACCAACCCATTGTCACAGTTCATGGACCAGACCAACCCTCTGGCCGAGGTGACTCACAAGCGTCGTCTCTCTGCACTGGGTCCTGGCGGTCTGTCTCGTGAGCGTGCAGGTTTCGAGGTTCGTGACGTACACTACACACACTATGGTCGTCTGTGTCCTATCGAGAGCCCTGAAGGACCTAACATCGGTCTGATTTCTTCTCTCTGCGTCTATGCAAAGATCAATGAGCTGGGCTTCATCGAGACTCCTTACCGTAAGGTAGAGAACGGCGTAGCCAACCTGAATGATGACGGTATCGTATTCCTCACCGCTGAGGAAGAGGAGAACTTCATCATCGGTCAGGGTAACGCACCTCTGAATGACGATGGAACCTTCATCCGTCCAGTTGTAAAGTGCCGTCAGGATGCCGACTTCCCCGTTGTTCCTCCCACAGAGGTTAACCTCATGGATGTATCTCCACAGCAGATTGCCTCTATCGCTGCATCACTCATTCCTTTCTTGGAGCACGATGATGCTCACCGTGCACTGATGGGATCTAACATGATGCGCCAGGCTGTACCTCTGCTCCACAACGAGGCACCTATCGTAGGTACCGGTATTGAGAAGCAGGTTTGTGAGGATTCTCGCACCATGGTAACTGCCGAGGGTGACGGTGTTATTGAATATGTAGATGCTACGACCATCCGTATCCTCTATGATCGCACAGAGGATGAGGAGTTCGTAAGCTTCGAACCCGCCATGAAGGAATACCGCATTCCTAAGTTCCGCCGTACCAACCAGAACATGACCATCGACCTGCGTCCTATCTGTAACAAGGGCCAGCGCGTGAAAAAGGGTGATATCCTGACTGAGGGTTATGCTACTGAGAACGGTGAGTTGGCACTGGGTCGTAACCTGCTCGTGGCTTACATGCCTTGGAAGGGTTACAACTATGAGGATGCTATCGTGCTTAACGAGCGTATCGTTCGTGAGGACGTGCTGACCTCTGTTCACGTGGACGAGTACTCACTCGACGTACGTGAGACCAAGCGCGGTATGGAAGAGTTCACCGCTGATATTCCTAACGTCAGCGAAGAGGCTACTAAGGACCTCGACGAGAACGGTGTTATCCGTGTTGGTGCCCGCGTAGAGCCCGGTGATATCCTGATTGGTAAGATTTCACCTAAGGGTGAGAGCGATCCTTCTCCTGAAGAGAAGCTGCTCCGCGCCATCTTCGGTGACAAGGCCGGTGACGTAAAGGATTCTTCATTGAAGGCTAACCCCTCATTGAGCGGTGTTATCATTGACAAGAAACTCTTTGCCCGTGCTATCAAGACCCGTCAGACCAAGCAGCAGGATAAGATCGTGCTGGCTAAGATTGACGAGGAGTATCAGGCAAAGGTTGACGACCTGAAGGATATTCTGGTTGACAAGCTGATGGAGCTCACCAAGGGTAAGACTTCACAGGGTGTGAAGGACTACACTGGTGCCGAGGTTATCTCTAAGGGTTCTAAGTTCACTGTAACAGCCCTGAAGAACCTGGAGTATGGTGATATCCAGACCAGCAAGTGGACCAATGATGAGCACAAGAACGAACTGATTGGTCAGCTCATCATCAACTATATGAAGAAGTACAAGCTGCTTGACGCTGAGATGAAGCGTAAGAAGTTTGCTATCACCATCGGTGACGAACTGCCCTCAGGTATCCTGCAGATGGCTAAGGTTTATGTTGCCAAGAAGCGTAAGATTGGCGTAGGTGATAAGCTCGCCGGTCGTCACGGTAACAAGGGTATCGTATCTAAGGTAGTACGTCAGGAAGATATGCCATTCCTCGAGGATGGTCGTCCCGTTGACTTGGTACTGAACCCTCTGGGTGTGCCTTCTCGTATGAACCTCGGTCAGATTTTCGAGGCTATCCTCGGTGCTGCCGGTAAGCGTCTGGGCGTGAAGTTCGCTACACCTATCTTCGACGGTGCTAAACTTGATGACCTTGCAGCATGGACCGACAAGGCAGGTCTGCCTCGTCTCTGCTCTACTCACCTGTATGACGGTGAGACTGGTGAGCGTTTCGACCAGCCCGCTACCGTAGGTATCACCTACTTCTTGAAACTCGGTCACATGGTTGAGGACAAGATGCACGCCCGTTCTATCGGTCCGTACAGTCTCATCACTCAGCAGCCTCTTGGAGGTAAGGCCCAGTTCGGTGGTCAGCGTTTTGGTGAGATGGAAGTTTGGGCACTGGAGGCCTTTGGTGCCAGCCATGTGCTTCAGGAGATTTTGACCATCAAGTCTGATGATACCGTAGGACGTTCTAAGGCTTACGAGGCTATCGTTAAGGGTGAGCCCATGCCAACACCTGGTATTCCTGAGTCACTCAACGTGCTGCTGCACGAGTTGCGTGGTCTCGGTCTGAGTGTAACCCTCGATTAA